Proteins encoded by one window of Enterococcus faecalis:
- a CDS encoding GntR family transcriptional regulator, producing the protein MVQNIPIYIQIHDKIKEDIEKGVWSIGDRLPSERELALKFDVSRMTLRQAIQTLADEGILERKIGSGTYVARKKVQETMTGTTSFTEITLSQNRVPSSRTVSYFVAKPSSSEMEKLQLGPEDSILRMERIRFADDIPICFEVASIPYSLVSQYGKSEITNSFYKTLEAKSGHKIGHSNQTISAVQASEQIAEYLEIKRGDAILRVRQVSYFENGLPFEYVRTQYAGSRFEFYLEK; encoded by the coding sequence ATGGTTCAAAATATACCAATTTATATTCAAATTCACGATAAAATCAAAGAAGATATTGAAAAAGGTGTCTGGAGTATCGGGGATCGTTTGCCCTCTGAGCGAGAATTAGCCTTGAAATTTGATGTTAGTCGAATGACCTTACGCCAAGCCATTCAGACTTTAGCAGACGAAGGGATTTTAGAACGAAAAATTGGTTCAGGAACGTATGTAGCACGTAAGAAAGTTCAAGAAACAATGACAGGTACCACTAGTTTTACAGAAATTACCTTGTCTCAAAATCGCGTTCCTTCTAGTCGGACGGTGTCTTATTTTGTAGCGAAACCTAGTTCTAGTGAGATGGAAAAATTACAACTAGGTCCAGAAGATTCAATTTTACGAATGGAAAGAATTCGTTTTGCGGATGACATTCCGATTTGTTTTGAGGTGGCGAGCATTCCTTATTCATTGGTCTCGCAATATGGCAAATCTGAAATCACGAACTCTTTTTATAAAACACTTGAAGCCAAATCTGGCCACAAAATTGGCCATTCTAACCAAACAATCTCTGCTGTTCAAGCATCGGAACAGATCGCAGAATATTTAGAGATTAAACGCGGCGATGCGATTCTGCGTGTGCGCCAAGTATCCTATTTTGAAAACGGACTACCTTTTGAATATGTTCGTACGCAGTATGCAGGAAGTCGATTTGAGTTTTATTTAGAGAAGTAG
- a CDS encoding ABC transporter ATP-binding protein: MNQQLELHSLSKKYKKSESCANDNINLRFNKGEITAIAGHNGAGKTTMLNQIIGITKSTKGSITFNGLSFARDSKIAREYVSMMPQLHAPLAGITMAQSVESIIRIRGGSQKIAEEECIKILKELKIDGWKDIPGQKLSGGLRRLASFAMAVVYPSPIIVLDEPTNDVDPIRRQKIWRYLKKLSNKGHIIIVVTHNILEVEKYADRYILMNHGKVLEDKNLKKQSIKINDRNYMTVNFLNLSDLKSVIVPSAIQTNINDEELMIEMELENSQVLEAVDWVMKLVIERKIQNYKVSPKSLNETYGELIDENDKKL; this comes from the coding sequence TTGAATCAACAGTTAGAATTACATTCGCTAAGTAAAAAGTACAAGAAATCAGAGAGCTGTGCAAATGATAATATAAATTTGCGCTTTAATAAAGGTGAAATAACTGCCATAGCTGGACATAACGGCGCTGGTAAAACAACAATGTTGAATCAGATTATAGGTATAACGAAATCAACAAAGGGCTCTATAACATTTAATGGTCTATCATTTGCGAGAGATAGTAAAATTGCAAGAGAATATGTCTCTATGATGCCTCAACTACATGCTCCCTTGGCAGGTATAACGATGGCTCAATCTGTCGAGTCAATAATAAGAATAAGAGGAGGCAGTCAGAAAATAGCTGAAGAAGAGTGTATTAAAATTTTAAAAGAATTAAAAATAGATGGATGGAAAGATATACCAGGACAGAAACTTTCAGGCGGACTTAGAAGGCTCGCTTCATTTGCAATGGCCGTTGTATATCCTTCTCCAATAATAGTCCTTGACGAACCTACTAATGATGTGGATCCTATTAGACGGCAAAAAATATGGAGATATCTGAAAAAATTATCTAATAAGGGGCATATAATCATCGTGGTCACACACAATATTTTAGAAGTTGAAAAATATGCTGATAGATATATTTTAATGAATCATGGAAAGGTTCTTGAGGATAAGAACTTAAAAAAACAGTCTATAAAAATAAACGATCGAAATTATATGACTGTTAACTTTCTTAATCTAAGTGATTTGAAGAGTGTAATAGTACCGAGTGCAATTCAGACTAACATAAACGATGAGGAATTAATGATAGAAATGGAATTAGAGAACAGTCAAGTGTTAGAAGCAGTTGACTGGGTCATGAAATTAGTAATAGAAAGAAAAATTCAAAATTATAAAGTTTCCCCAAAATCCTTAAATGAAACCTATGGAGAGTTAATAGATGAAAATGATAAAAAATTATAA
- a CDS encoding ABC transporter permease, producing MKMIKNYKRKSMIKELFALVGWSLLRHKYLLPVFTLTQVFLSLAIVYGLALLIPDVNNQTAIYLSSGATTLGIIAVGCVLAAQIVSTAKQEGIVDYQRTLPVSRLNILISDFIIWGMASLPGVFMSFLAAYLRFDVQIRFSMKALAILSLIQLCMISIGFALAYCLTPNVVGLATQIIMIGGLLFSPITYPTDRLPSALVNFFEFLPFVPSSNLIRSLFYEQNTVNVSNIIVVCFWFVLTTLLSLISLSRRD from the coding sequence ATGAAAATGATAAAAAATTATAAAAGAAAATCAATGATTAAGGAATTATTTGCTTTAGTAGGGTGGAGTTTATTAAGACATAAATACTTATTGCCTGTTTTTACATTAACTCAAGTATTTCTATCATTAGCAATTGTCTACGGGTTAGCACTTCTAATACCAGATGTGAATAATCAGACAGCTATCTATCTGTCATCTGGAGCAACTACTCTTGGGATTATTGCGGTAGGGTGCGTTCTTGCTGCTCAAATAGTAAGTACAGCAAAACAGGAGGGCATTGTGGACTATCAAAGGACATTGCCAGTTTCTCGGTTGAACATATTAATTTCCGACTTTATAATTTGGGGAATGGCCTCACTACCTGGGGTGTTTATGTCATTTTTAGCGGCATATTTAAGATTCGATGTCCAAATTAGATTCTCAATGAAGGCCCTAGCTATTCTTAGTCTAATTCAATTATGTATGATTTCTATAGGTTTTGCTTTGGCATATTGTTTAACACCTAATGTAGTAGGATTAGCAACTCAGATAATTATGATAGGTGGACTTTTATTCTCGCCTATTACTTATCCAACAGATAGATTGCCTTCTGCTTTAGTGAACTTTTTTGAATTTTTACCATTTGTTCCATCGAGTAATTTGATAAGATCACTGTTTTATGAACAGAATACTGTTAATGTTTCTAATATTATTGTAGTTTGTTTTTGGTTCGTGTTAACTACATTACTTTCACTTATTTCATTGTCAAGAAGGGACTGA
- a CDS encoding GHKL domain-containing protein, which produces MLDITLRSLSLLVYLFLISYFFSNWSTAIKSHREFYNVIWIVIIISAMVTIILSNAYIPNIYLPYLNLLLSFILTYTIAMLHSVPYLDSAVWTMTLISINLICEVLSLHFTKIILNAELTSYGSPTFFITSITITTLIGVAWIVILKFSIVKEAKSELSTNLSFIVILLPIPILSIIILFGLLIGNNNDKISEITITISVIFLNICVIFLYKITIEYQKNQYDLTLRKKNIEVEYRILNEIKRNRTNVLKLKHDLKNQYLTILGLIENEEVNEAIDYIKSSFDILEPPTKTYAADGVLNYLLNEKLAEARKNQINVDHQIFVSKNIKINNDVLTIVIGNIIDNAIQASKRIKPIDRYVNIIIKQVNNDLFIEVSNNYNSEEIFTRKHRKNKGLGMKNIGDLLQQLGGIQRHWTKERRYFVTIVIFNVYKGNKCGDN; this is translated from the coding sequence ATGCTTGATATAACATTACGAAGCCTAAGTTTGTTAGTTTATTTATTTCTTATCTCTTATTTTTTTTCTAATTGGTCAACAGCTATTAAAAGTCATAGAGAATTTTATAATGTCATCTGGATTGTTATAATCATATCAGCCATGGTTACGATTATATTATCCAATGCTTACATACCGAACATTTATTTACCGTATCTTAACTTATTACTAAGTTTCATTTTAACTTACACTATTGCTATGCTACACTCGGTCCCTTATCTCGACTCGGCCGTATGGACAATGACACTTATATCAATAAATTTAATCTGTGAAGTATTGTCGTTACACTTTACGAAAATAATTTTAAATGCAGAATTAACATCCTATGGTAGCCCTACTTTTTTCATAACTTCAATAACAATTACAACTTTGATTGGGGTAGCCTGGATAGTCATACTTAAATTTTCAATAGTTAAAGAAGCAAAGTCTGAATTATCGACAAACTTATCATTTATTGTGATTTTATTACCTATTCCCATACTATCAATAATCATTTTATTTGGGCTTTTAATAGGAAACAACAATGACAAAATTTCTGAGATTACTATTACGATTAGTGTCATATTTTTAAACATCTGTGTAATTTTTCTTTATAAAATCACTATAGAATATCAAAAAAATCAATATGATCTTACTTTGAGAAAAAAAAATATCGAAGTGGAGTATAGAATTTTAAATGAAATAAAGAGAAACAGAACTAACGTTTTAAAATTAAAACATGATTTGAAGAATCAATACTTAACAATCCTCGGACTTATCGAAAATGAAGAAGTTAATGAAGCTATCGATTATATTAAGAGTAGTTTTGATATTTTAGAACCACCAACAAAAACTTATGCTGCCGATGGAGTATTAAACTACCTATTGAATGAAAAGCTTGCTGAAGCAAGAAAGAATCAAATTAATGTTGATCATCAGATATTTGTCTCTAAAAATATAAAAATTAATAATGACGTTCTAACTATTGTAATTGGAAATATAATTGATAACGCCATACAAGCATCGAAGAGAATCAAGCCGATTGACAGATATGTCAATATAATTATCAAGCAAGTCAATAATGATTTATTTATTGAAGTATCTAATAACTATAATTCTGAAGAAATTTTTACAAGAAAACATAGAAAAAATAAAGGTTTAGGAATGAAAAACATTGGTGATCTCTTACAACAATTAGGTGGTATTCAACGTCACTGGACGAAAGAACGTAGATATTTTGTAACTATAGTTATATTTAATGTATACAAAGGAAACAAATGCGGTGATAACTAA
- a CDS encoding LytR/AlgR family response regulator transcription factor codes for MKVAICDDNPTLTEKINTMLFNYNPNIFETYTYYNPLKLVNQLDQENFDFFILDIEMSEMSGIDLAKKIRERDILSPIVFLTSYKEYMEEVFQVQTFDYLLKPPTEDRLHQVLEKLRQQLEKKRNYFVFSSNKVTYKIPTKDIIYFEKDKRQVLIHTVGEIYKPYMSTNQINEQLDTNFVQVHSSFIINCAYIKELGKNFLLMDSKEKCIEIPISRRFKAAAHKSIVMSMRGKI; via the coding sequence TTGAAAGTTGCTATTTGTGATGACAATCCAACGTTAACCGAAAAAATAAACACGATGCTATTTAATTATAACCCAAATATATTTGAAACCTATACCTACTACAATCCTCTCAAGTTAGTCAATCAACTTGACCAAGAAAATTTTGACTTTTTTATTTTAGATATAGAAATGAGTGAAATGAGCGGAATAGACTTGGCAAAAAAAATCCGAGAACGTGATATTTTATCACCTATCGTTTTTTTGACGAGTTACAAAGAATACATGGAAGAAGTCTTCCAAGTACAAACTTTTGATTATTTATTGAAACCGCCTACGGAAGATCGGTTGCACCAAGTTTTGGAAAAACTGAGACAACAGCTAGAAAAAAAAAGAAATTACTTTGTATTTTCTAGTAACAAAGTTACTTATAAAATACCAACCAAAGATATCATTTATTTCGAAAAAGATAAAAGACAAGTATTGATTCATACAGTTGGAGAAATCTACAAACCCTATATGTCAACGAATCAGATAAACGAACAACTTGATACGAATTTTGTGCAAGTCCACTCTTCTTTCATAATAAATTGCGCTTATATAAAAGAGTTAGGAAAAAATTTCCTATTAATGGATTCTAAAGAAAAATGTATTGAAATACCAATAAGTAGGCGCTTCAAAGCCGCCGCTCATAAAAGTATAGTTATGTCCATGAGAGGAAAGATATAA
- a CDS encoding cupin domain-containing protein, which translates to MLQKYIEILTRDEVIFRKKPDGTEVNYFLFPEFEIHINSLPGKTVQGWHKHHEIEEVLLVQSGKVKIEEVENQQIVSRICAEGELIRMYNSLHRISNPDTLSASFTVFRFVPQGQNQQECIKNDKEEFSDATVQRLLKNK; encoded by the coding sequence ATGTTACAGAAATATATAGAAATTTTAACAAGAGACGAGGTCATCTTTCGTAAAAAGCCAGATGGAACAGAAGTAAATTATTTTCTATTTCCAGAGTTTGAAATACATATAAATAGCTTGCCAGGAAAAACTGTGCAAGGTTGGCATAAGCATCACGAAATCGAAGAAGTTTTACTTGTGCAGTCGGGAAAAGTGAAAATAGAAGAGGTAGAAAATCAGCAAATTGTTTCAAGAATTTGTGCAGAAGGAGAACTTATTCGGATGTATAATAGTCTTCATCGGATTAGTAATCCTGATACGTTATCTGCATCATTTACAGTATTTCGTTTTGTTCCACAAGGGCAAAACCAACAGGAATGCATAAAAAATGATAAAGAAGAATTCTCTGATGCGACAGTACAACGGCTTCTAAAAAATAAATGA
- the trxB gene encoding thioredoxin-disulfide reductase, translating into MYDVIIIGAGPAGMTAALYASRSNLSVLMIERGAPGGQMNNTAEVENYPGFDSIMGPELAYKMYENVEKFGTENAYGIVMGIEDHGSYKEVICDDKSYEAKAVIIATGCEHRKLGVKGEEEFAGRGVSYCAVCDGAFFKNKRLVVVGGGDSAVEEAIYLTQFASEVVIVHRRDELRAQKIIQDRAFANEKISFVWDTVVEEIVGNEMVVTGVKARNVKTDEVSEIEANGVFIYVGLDPLTEPFKKAGITNEAGWIETDQEMRTKIPGVYAIGDVREKTLRQITTAVGEGGIAGQQVFNYIEELK; encoded by the coding sequence ATGTATGATGTAATTATCATTGGTGCCGGTCCTGCTGGGATGACGGCAGCACTTTATGCATCACGGTCTAATCTTTCTGTATTGATGATTGAACGCGGTGCGCCTGGTGGGCAAATGAACAACACTGCTGAGGTAGAGAATTACCCAGGCTTTGATTCTATTATGGGTCCAGAATTGGCCTATAAAATGTATGAAAATGTAGAAAAATTTGGTACGGAAAATGCGTATGGCATTGTGATGGGTATCGAAGACCACGGATCCTATAAAGAAGTGATTTGTGATGACAAATCTTATGAAGCTAAAGCGGTAATTATTGCAACAGGCTGTGAACACCGAAAATTGGGTGTAAAAGGCGAAGAAGAATTTGCTGGCCGTGGTGTTTCTTATTGTGCCGTTTGTGACGGTGCCTTCTTTAAAAATAAACGCTTAGTAGTTGTTGGTGGCGGCGATTCTGCAGTTGAAGAAGCAATCTATTTAACACAATTTGCTTCTGAAGTAGTGATTGTTCACCGTCGTGATGAATTGCGTGCGCAAAAAATCATTCAAGATCGTGCCTTTGCAAATGAAAAGATTTCCTTTGTTTGGGATACAGTTGTCGAAGAAATTGTTGGCAATGAAATGGTCGTGACAGGTGTGAAAGCACGGAATGTCAAAACAGATGAAGTTTCTGAAATTGAAGCAAACGGCGTGTTCATTTACGTGGGGCTAGATCCATTAACAGAACCATTTAAGAAAGCTGGTATTACGAATGAGGCTGGTTGGATTGAAACAGACCAAGAAATGAGAACAAAAATTCCTGGTGTTTATGCCATTGGTGATGTCCGTGAAAAAACATTGCGTCAAATCACGACAGCGGTCGGTGAAGGCGGTATTGCTGGACAACAAGTATTTAACTATATTGAAGAATTAAAATAA
- the camE gene encoding plasmid sex pheromone cAM373 precursor yields the protein MLKKPFLLFFSLLGAIFILASCGIGKDAVTDTKYKVSLQQAAEIYEKEAGNSKPLVNVQFDTEPASDYSYIFTNETETLYVNPETGKVTKNTEANQLGENETAFSAAEVKELGAVNDVLAKAKKEVGGLSPRILTWKLTKNNNKLVYTVDVKTTTADEKVTLDANK from the coding sequence ATGTTAAAAAAACCATTTTTACTATTTTTTTCACTTTTAGGAGCTATTTTTATTTTAGCTAGTTGTGGCATAGGAAAAGATGCTGTCACAGATACTAAGTACAAAGTTAGTTTGCAGCAAGCTGCTGAAATCTACGAAAAAGAAGCTGGCAACAGCAAACCATTAGTAAATGTCCAATTTGATACAGAACCAGCAAGTGACTACAGCTATATCTTTACCAACGAGACAGAAACACTTTACGTGAATCCTGAAACAGGAAAAGTCACCAAAAATACTGAAGCAAATCAACTTGGCGAAAACGAGACAGCCTTTTCAGCTGCTGAAGTCAAAGAATTAGGCGCTGTTAACGACGTTTTAGCCAAAGCAAAAAAAGAAGTTGGAGGACTTTCTCCACGTATTTTGACTTGGAAGTTAACCAAAAATAACAATAAACTTGTTTATACAGTAGATGTTAAAACAACTACGGCAGATGAAAAAGTTACCTTAGATGCCAATAAATAA
- a CDS encoding ATP-binding cassette domain-containing protein, with translation MLELKEIKKYYTVGGTTTKALDGVSVAFRKQEFVAILGPSGSGKTTMLNVIGGLDNYDSGDLIINGKSTKNFKEADWDAYRNNSIGFIFQSYNLISHQGILDNVELGMTLSGISKAERRQKAEDALIRVGLKDHIHKKPSQLSGGQMQRVAIARALANDPDILLCDEPTGALDSETSLQIMALIQELSKEKLVIMVTHNPELAHEYADRIIEFSDGQIRHDSRPHIEHEKKEPFELKRTKMKFTTALRLSFNNIRTKKGRTFLTAFASSIGIISIAIVLSLSTGFQKQIDKTQSETLAQFPITISKIATDQDPESFNNQDKKGTFPKEKEVTAKISDADRAQHTNLIDQKFIDYVNHIDPELSNNIGYTRLVNMNLLREINGKAQAVKFSNDAPDGQSNAMASMMAAQTGVGVSAFPKQLENGKNNFLKDNYSLLEGNYPEKETDVVLIVDSNNTTNINALKNLGFDVKDNQKIAFSDIVGTKMKLANNNAFYTKLPTGNFIPNQDLQAVYDNPENTELTISGILRIKDSSTMNLLAPGIAYSDALSTNMIAKNKTSDIVKAQEASNTNVMTNETLDASAKENLLSYLGANEIPSSIMIYPNDFKSKDKILDYLDAYNKGKDKKDQIIYSDLAGTMTRLTGGLMDAITYVLIAFAGISLVTSMIMIGIITYTSVIERTKEIGILKALGARKKDITRVFDAETAILGVASGILGVVIAFLATFPINAVLYNLTDLENVATLNPIHGIILIVISTILTMIGGHIPARMAAKKDAAVALRAE, from the coding sequence ATGCTAGAACTCAAAGAGATAAAAAAATATTATACTGTCGGCGGAACGACCACTAAAGCTTTAGATGGCGTCTCTGTCGCTTTTCGAAAACAAGAATTTGTAGCCATTCTGGGTCCCAGCGGCTCTGGTAAAACGACGATGTTGAATGTGATTGGCGGATTGGACAATTACGATTCTGGTGACTTAATCATTAACGGCAAATCAACAAAAAATTTTAAAGAAGCCGATTGGGATGCTTATCGGAATAACTCAATTGGTTTTATTTTTCAAAGTTACAACTTAATTAGTCATCAAGGGATTTTGGATAATGTCGAGCTTGGTATGACACTGAGTGGTATTTCAAAAGCAGAAAGACGCCAAAAAGCCGAAGATGCACTCATCCGTGTCGGTTTGAAGGACCATATCCATAAAAAACCTTCCCAATTATCTGGCGGTCAAATGCAACGGGTTGCCATTGCTCGCGCTTTAGCTAATGATCCCGATATTTTACTTTGTGATGAACCAACTGGTGCATTGGATTCAGAAACCAGTCTGCAAATTATGGCACTTATCCAAGAACTTTCGAAAGAAAAATTAGTCATTATGGTGACCCACAATCCTGAATTAGCTCATGAATACGCTGATCGAATTATTGAATTTTCAGATGGCCAAATTCGGCATGACTCGCGTCCTCATATTGAACATGAAAAAAAAGAACCTTTCGAATTGAAACGCACCAAAATGAAATTCACGACTGCGCTGCGTTTATCTTTTAATAATATCCGCACTAAAAAAGGGCGAACTTTTTTAACCGCCTTTGCTTCAAGTATCGGAATTATCAGTATTGCGATTGTCCTTTCTCTTTCAACAGGATTCCAGAAACAAATTGATAAAACTCAGTCGGAAACGTTAGCGCAATTTCCGATTACCATTTCTAAAATAGCGACAGATCAAGATCCAGAAAGTTTCAACAATCAGGACAAAAAAGGCACCTTCCCGAAAGAAAAAGAAGTGACTGCTAAAATTAGCGATGCAGACCGTGCGCAACACACGAATTTAATTGATCAAAAGTTTATTGACTATGTCAATCACATTGATCCTGAATTAAGTAATAATATCGGCTATACTCGTCTAGTCAATATGAACCTATTAAGAGAAATCAACGGGAAAGCACAAGCTGTCAAATTTTCAAACGATGCACCCGACGGCCAATCAAACGCGATGGCTTCTATGATGGCTGCCCAAACTGGCGTCGGCGTTTCTGCTTTTCCTAAACAACTAGAAAATGGAAAAAACAATTTCTTAAAAGACAATTACTCGTTGCTTGAAGGAAATTATCCAGAAAAAGAAACCGATGTCGTTTTAATCGTCGATAGTAACAATACCACCAATATTAATGCTTTAAAAAATCTTGGCTTTGACGTGAAAGACAATCAAAAGATTGCCTTTTCAGACATTGTTGGCACAAAAATGAAATTAGCCAATAATAATGCATTTTACACCAAATTACCGACAGGCAACTTCATTCCTAACCAAGATTTGCAAGCTGTTTACGATAATCCAGAAAATACCGAATTAACAATTTCAGGGATTTTGAGAATTAAAGATTCTTCAACAATGAATCTATTAGCACCTGGAATTGCTTATAGCGATGCACTTTCAACTAATATGATTGCCAAAAACAAAACCTCTGACATTGTTAAAGCGCAAGAAGCCAGCAACACTAACGTTATGACTAACGAAACATTAGATGCTTCCGCGAAAGAAAACCTGTTGTCTTATTTAGGAGCGAACGAAATCCCTTCAAGTATTATGATTTATCCAAACGATTTCAAATCAAAAGATAAAATTCTTGATTATTTAGATGCTTATAACAAAGGAAAAGATAAAAAAGACCAAATCATCTATTCTGATTTAGCTGGAACAATGACCCGCTTAACAGGTGGTTTAATGGATGCCATCACCTATGTGCTGATTGCATTTGCTGGGATTTCCCTTGTTACAAGTATGATTATGATTGGGATTATCACCTATACTTCTGTCATTGAGCGGACCAAAGAAATCGGTATTCTGAAAGCGTTAGGAGCTCGTAAAAAAGATATTACCCGGGTGTTCGATGCCGAAACTGCTATTTTAGGCGTTGCCTCTGGTATTCTTGGTGTTGTGATTGCCTTTCTCGCAACATTTCCGATCAATGCAGTGCTCTATAACCTGACTGATTTAGAAAATGTTGCCACCTTAAATCCAATTCACGGAATTATTTTGATTGTAATTAGCACAATCTTAACCATGATTGGTGGCCATATTCCTGCCCGAATGGCAGCGAAAAAAGATGCGGCAGTTGCTTTACGTGCAGAATAA
- a CDS encoding MarR family winged helix-turn-helix transcriptional regulator, producing the protein MGNEGEHMDKEKHSSNLDISVFTEIFSYMSQLLFKDLDLEDLKLTKLDMLILLIVATNEGISMTELANQVGTSKVQVSRSIAGLEERAIVQRRHNQENRRVVNVYTTKEGEKLFKQKENQVKQQLSETLSVLSLEDYQEVNQHFLAVMKILSNYQALRRKTCKENNAKK; encoded by the coding sequence GTGGGAAACGAGGGAGAACATATGGATAAAGAGAAGCATTCATCAAATTTAGATATTAGTGTCTTTACTGAAATTTTTTCATATATGAGCCAATTGCTTTTTAAAGACCTAGACTTGGAGGATCTAAAATTAACCAAGTTAGACATGTTAATTTTATTAATTGTGGCAACGAATGAAGGAATCAGTATGACAGAGTTAGCCAACCAAGTAGGAACGTCGAAAGTTCAAGTGAGTCGCTCTATTGCGGGGTTAGAAGAACGAGCGATTGTTCAACGTCGCCATAATCAAGAAAATCGCCGCGTGGTTAATGTTTATACAACAAAAGAAGGCGAGAAGCTCTTTAAGCAAAAAGAAAATCAAGTAAAACAGCAACTATCTGAAACGCTTAGTGTTCTTTCCTTAGAGGATTATCAAGAGGTCAATCAACACTTTTTGGCGGTCATGAAAATTTTGTCCAATTATCAAGCGCTACGAAGAAAAACGTGTAAGGAAAACAACGCCAAAAAATAA
- a CDS encoding sugar ABC transporter permease, protein MAKAKSYQKKQRTALTSVYIILTILAVFWMFPIVWIILTSFRGEGGAFVPYIIPKTFTLENYKVLLTNQTGNFPFVRWFLNTLFVSIASCLLSTFITIAMAYALSRLRFRLRKPFLKVALVLNMFPGFMSMIAVYYILKALNLTESLFALILVYSAGSALGFYIAKGFFDTIPMALDESAMIDGANKWQIFTKITLPLSKPIIVYTSLTAFMGPWMDFIFAKVIMGDKVENYTVAIGLFSMMTKSTANSLFMAFTAGCVLIAIPITILFILMQRFYVEGVTSGSVKG, encoded by the coding sequence ATGGCTAAAGCAAAAAGTTACCAGAAAAAACAACGCACTGCACTTACCAGCGTTTACATCATTCTAACCATTTTAGCAGTTTTTTGGATGTTCCCCATTGTGTGGATTATCTTAACAAGTTTTCGTGGCGAAGGCGGTGCATTTGTTCCCTATATCATTCCCAAAACATTCACTTTAGAAAATTATAAAGTATTATTAACAAATCAGACTGGCAACTTCCCCTTTGTCCGTTGGTTTTTGAACACCTTGTTCGTCTCCATCGCAAGCTGTCTGTTATCAACTTTTATTACAATCGCAATGGCTTATGCGCTGTCACGGTTGCGTTTCCGCTTAAGAAAACCATTTTTAAAAGTGGCGCTCGTTTTAAATATGTTCCCTGGTTTTATGAGCATGATTGCCGTTTACTATATTTTAAAAGCCTTAAATTTAACTGAAAGTTTATTCGCTTTAATTCTGGTTTACTCTGCAGGCTCGGCGCTAGGTTTTTACATCGCCAAAGGTTTCTTCGATACCATTCCGATGGCTTTAGACGAATCGGCTATGATTGACGGTGCCAACAAGTGGCAAATTTTCACAAAAATTACGTTGCCATTGTCGAAACCAATTATTGTCTATACTTCTTTAACCGCCTTCATGGGCCCTTGGATGGATTTTATTTTCGCAAAAGTTATTATGGGTGATAAAGTTGAAAATTACACCGTTGCGATTGGTCTCTTTTCGATGATGACCAAATCAACAGCCAATTCACTATTCATGGCTTTTACAGCAGGATGTGTGCTAATTGCCATTCCAATTACTATTTTATTTATATTAATGCAACGTTTCTATGTAGAAGGCGTGACTTCTGGCTCTGTCAAAGGCTAG